The Cucurbita pepo subsp. pepo cultivar mu-cu-16 chromosome LG08, ASM280686v2, whole genome shotgun sequence genome contains a region encoding:
- the LOC111799666 gene encoding 60S acidic ribosomal protein P1-like, which translates to MSVGEIACSYAALILYDDNIPVTAEKLATLVKAAGVDAESYWFSLFAKLAEKRNIGDLIMNVGAGGGAAVAAAVPAGGAGGAAAAAAPPPEEKKEEPKEESDDDMGFSLFD; encoded by the exons ATGTCGGTCGGAGAAATTGCTTGCTCTTATGCTGCTCTCATCCTCTACGACGATAACATCCCCGTCACC GCAGAGAAGCTTGCCACGCTTGTAAAAGCTGCTGGAGTGGATGCGGAGTCCTACTGGTTCAGCCTTTTTGCTAAGCTTGCCGAGAAGCGTAACATTGGGGATTTGATCATGAACGTTGGGGCTGGCGGAGGTGCCGCAGTCGCTGCTGCTGTTCCAGCTGGTGGAGCCGGTGGGGCTGCTGCCGCAGCTGCACCTCCTCcggaagagaagaag GAAGAACCAAAGGAGGAGAGTGACGATGATATGGGATTCAGTTTGTTTGATTAG